One window of Desulfocurvibacter africanus subsp. africanus DSM 2603 genomic DNA carries:
- a CDS encoding hydrogenase iron-sulfur subunit — protein sequence MSEFEPTIIAFVCNWCTYTAADLAGTARMIQSPRVRLVRMMCTGMVDPKYVIKALLSGADAVLISGCHPGDCHYINGNYKARRRVKLLSEILTTFGFDPRRLKLTWVGASEGNEFAETVNHLVEEIKALGPSETTAIEAL from the coding sequence ATGTCTGAATTCGAGCCTACCATCATCGCCTTTGTCTGCAACTGGTGCACCTACACGGCGGCCGATCTGGCCGGAACGGCGCGCATGATCCAGTCGCCGAGGGTTCGCCTCGTACGCATGATGTGCACCGGCATGGTCGATCCGAAATACGTCATCAAAGCCTTGCTTAGTGGTGCTGATGCAGTCTTGATCAGCGGCTGCCATCCCGGCGACTGCCACTACATCAACGGCAACTACAAGGCGAGGCGCAGGGTCAAGCTGCTTTCCGAGATACTGACCACTTTCGGTTTCGATCCGCGCCGGCTCAAGCTCACCTGGGTCGGGGCCAGCGAGGGAAACGAATTCGCGGAAACGGTGAATCACCTCGTGGAGGAGATCAAGGCGCTCGGCCCTTCGGAAACAACGGCGATCGAAGCCCTGTAA
- a CDS encoding Coenzyme F420 hydrogenase/dehydrogenase, beta subunit C-terminal domain: MGTTASIRIDSGSPLKTIQGLFGKFLADEEVAGIFVPRHLPARGIVMPSLITDAGQLEAADPIAPSFPLNGARQIARLTRGELDGTLVAVLRPCEIRAFVELVKLNQGSLDNVLLVSVDCYGAFDNQNYRAYLETGGDMRPEQSDDFLRKAATGEIGERTNGLPGFARACMACEFPTAQAADLHIGLFGMDLGEELQLISGTPRGEGILNRLGVSEAAQSDRREQEIKRLTQKRTAYRDAMFEQTKARTDSPAKLAEYLAGCVNCYNCRVACPVCYCKECVFVTDVFDHKPWQFLGWAKQKGVLRMPTDTLFYHLTRMAHMSTACVGCGQCSNACPNDIPVMEIFRLAANRTQTAFGYLAGAEPAEKPPLAVFKDREFPEVTGGLD, encoded by the coding sequence ATGGGCACCACAGCCAGCATTCGGATCGACAGCGGCAGTCCCCTCAAGACCATACAGGGCCTGTTCGGTAAATTCCTTGCGGATGAAGAGGTCGCGGGAATCTTCGTTCCGCGTCATCTCCCGGCCAGAGGAATCGTCATGCCCTCCCTTATCACGGATGCGGGACAACTGGAGGCGGCCGATCCCATCGCGCCTTCCTTCCCGCTCAACGGAGCGCGGCAAATCGCGCGCCTGACCCGGGGAGAACTAGACGGGACTCTGGTCGCGGTACTCAGGCCATGCGAGATCAGGGCTTTCGTCGAACTCGTTAAGCTCAACCAGGGCAGCCTCGACAATGTCCTGCTCGTGAGCGTGGATTGCTATGGGGCCTTCGATAACCAGAACTATCGGGCCTACCTCGAAACCGGCGGCGACATGCGGCCGGAGCAGTCGGACGATTTCCTGCGCAAGGCCGCGACAGGCGAAATCGGTGAGCGGACCAACGGCCTGCCGGGATTCGCCCGGGCCTGCATGGCCTGCGAGTTCCCCACGGCCCAGGCCGCCGATCTGCACATCGGTCTCTTCGGCATGGATCTGGGCGAGGAACTTCAGCTCATCTCCGGCACACCCCGGGGCGAAGGCATCCTCAACCGCCTCGGCGTCAGCGAAGCGGCGCAAAGCGACAGGCGCGAGCAGGAGATCAAGCGTTTGACCCAAAAACGCACGGCCTACCGGGACGCCATGTTCGAGCAGACGAAAGCTAGGACCGACAGCCCGGCCAAGCTGGCGGAATACCTGGCCGGCTGCGTCAACTGCTACAACTGCCGGGTGGCCTGTCCGGTCTGCTACTGCAAGGAGTGCGTCTTCGTCACGGACGTCTTCGATCACAAGCCCTGGCAGTTCCTGGGCTGGGCCAAGCAGAAAGGCGTGTTGCGCATGCCCACGGACACGCTTTTCTATCACCTCACCCGCATGGCGCACATGAGCACCGCCTGCGTGGGGTGCGGGCAGTGCTCCAATGCCTGCCCCAACGACATACCCGTCATGGAGATATTCAGGCTGGCCGCGAACCGGACCCAGACCGCCTTCGGCTACCTAGCTGGGGCCGAACCGGCCGAAAAGCCTCCCTTGGCTGTCTTCAAGGATAGGGAATTTCCTGAGGTCACGGGCGGACTGGATTAG
- a CDS encoding FAD-dependent oxidoreductase produces MKMTYDALVVGAGIGGIRSALDLAETGHKVALMDRRPTTGGLLAQLDHQFPTDHCGMCKMLPLTERDTSSQFCMRKGLFHRNIDLLLSTELESLEGDPGEFHAVARKRSGFVDPSRCIGCGICAEVCPVRVKDEFNAGLTERSAIHLPVPQAIPNHYVVDLDNCQRCWQCHKACPTGAVDFKFEERPKFGVLVVAPDGHAAGELMPILESEEFPVSRVTSGAQAVDRVMADESVKLVVLGLGLEDMPLERVLARLLELRPRMPVLVAGTERSAEVETLLGGGAHDFVSLPVEPKAFVSWFDKLYMRLVSDEILEIDVAAVVLAAGFDCYEPSPTGDVLGYGRYPDVMTSLEFERWISGTGPNAGKLIRRSDGGPVRKVAWLQCVGSRDVQKQADFCSSMCCMVSIKEANLTKDLTRNSQEGPADAAIFFMDMRTFGKDHQRYCNDAAERNGIRFIRSRIHSVIPANGPEKGLSVDYLDQAGELRTERFDLLVLAVGARPPESMARLAKATGVETNTWGFCKTMPYEPSRTSRLGVFAAGSFAGPKDIAESMIQSGAAALGASRLINLYAPIREQHSEPEPEYENVSRQPSRILVALCTSCPTLPRSANLSELSAMLSSWPGVQNVITIHRACTGPGWQQIMEHARNSRPNRVLIGACMPYAYIPKLHELGRELHLDPALMDVVDIYSPLAGTRSEHALADIRTTLRMAVTKLAGAEPAPKTRTQPVHQAALVVGGGLAGMTAALGIADHGYSVSLVEESNKLGGMVKNVRVGPEGTDAAKFLSELVEQVEKHPKVKVFTDSRVSLSVGRAGHFMSVISTPKGAMNLLHGATVLATGGQESKVYEWGFRVHKSVVTHQELEQRLADGTLDVTDLGCVAMIQCWRSREEEHEYCSRVCCQLAMKNILELKRRNPRLPIYVFYRDVMTYGFSEALFTQARKAGAMFIRYDPEAKPKVSFQDGKPVISAMDPMLGREIQVRADILSLASGIEPGETDELAEVFGVPRDEHGFFQEADTKWRPVDFMKHGVFMCGIARAPGSMEETIVSAKAAAQRSLRVLSEQRVVTGGMVAEVRHTYCSLCGRCIDVCPYGARSMDTDHQRVVVDELLCQGCGACAAVCPNSASLLRGYSDKQVLGVIDAALEFSS; encoded by the coding sequence ATGAAGATGACCTATGATGCCCTCGTGGTCGGGGCCGGAATCGGCGGCATCCGTTCGGCCCTTGACCTGGCCGAGACCGGCCACAAGGTCGCGCTCATGGATAGGCGACCGACAACCGGAGGACTGCTGGCCCAGCTTGACCACCAGTTCCCCACCGACCATTGCGGCATGTGCAAGATGCTGCCCCTGACCGAGCGGGACACCTCCTCGCAGTTCTGCATGCGCAAGGGGCTTTTTCACAGGAATATCGACCTGCTGCTCTCCACCGAGCTGGAATCGCTTGAAGGCGATCCCGGAGAGTTCCACGCCGTGGCGCGCAAGCGCTCCGGGTTCGTGGACCCGAGCCGCTGCATCGGCTGCGGCATCTGCGCCGAGGTCTGCCCGGTGCGGGTGAAGGACGAGTTCAACGCCGGACTCACCGAACGCTCGGCCATCCATCTGCCTGTTCCCCAGGCCATCCCCAACCACTATGTGGTGGATCTCGATAATTGCCAGCGCTGCTGGCAGTGCCACAAGGCCTGCCCCACCGGCGCGGTTGACTTCAAGTTCGAGGAACGCCCGAAGTTCGGGGTGCTCGTCGTGGCGCCCGACGGCCATGCCGCCGGAGAACTCATGCCTATTTTGGAGAGCGAGGAGTTCCCGGTGTCTCGGGTGACCAGCGGCGCGCAGGCCGTGGATCGTGTCATGGCGGATGAAAGCGTGAAGCTCGTCGTGCTGGGGCTGGGGCTCGAGGACATGCCCCTGGAACGCGTCCTGGCCAGGTTACTGGAGCTCAGGCCGCGCATGCCCGTGCTGGTTGCCGGTACGGAACGATCAGCCGAGGTCGAGACACTGTTGGGGGGCGGGGCTCACGATTTCGTGAGCCTGCCGGTGGAACCGAAGGCCTTCGTTTCCTGGTTCGACAAACTCTACATGCGGCTTGTATCGGACGAAATTCTGGAGATCGACGTGGCCGCCGTGGTGCTCGCCGCGGGATTCGACTGCTATGAACCCTCTCCGACCGGCGACGTGCTGGGCTACGGGCGCTACCCGGACGTGATGACTTCCCTCGAATTCGAGCGCTGGATCAGCGGGACCGGACCCAACGCCGGCAAGCTGATCAGGCGTTCTGATGGCGGGCCGGTGCGCAAGGTCGCCTGGCTCCAGTGCGTCGGCTCGCGCGACGTGCAGAAGCAGGCGGATTTCTGCTCCTCCATGTGCTGCATGGTCTCCATCAAGGAGGCCAACCTGACCAAGGATCTGACCCGGAACAGTCAGGAAGGGCCGGCCGACGCGGCGATCTTCTTCATGGACATGCGCACCTTCGGCAAGGACCATCAGCGTTACTGCAACGACGCCGCCGAAAGGAACGGCATCCGTTTCATCCGCAGCCGCATCCACTCCGTGATCCCGGCGAATGGTCCTGAAAAGGGCCTGTCGGTCGATTATCTGGATCAGGCCGGCGAGCTGCGCACGGAGCGTTTCGATCTGCTCGTCCTGGCGGTTGGAGCCCGCCCGCCGGAGTCCATGGCGCGCTTGGCCAAGGCCACGGGAGTCGAGACCAACACTTGGGGCTTCTGCAAGACCATGCCCTACGAGCCGTCCCGGACCTCGCGGCTGGGTGTCTTTGCCGCCGGATCGTTCGCCGGGCCCAAGGACATCGCCGAGAGCATGATCCAGTCCGGCGCGGCCGCGCTGGGCGCCTCGCGGCTCATCAACCTGTATGCCCCCATCCGGGAGCAGCACTCCGAGCCTGAACCCGAATACGAGAACGTCTCCCGTCAGCCGTCCCGCATCCTCGTGGCGCTGTGCACCTCCTGTCCGACTCTCCCCCGCAGCGCTAACCTCTCGGAGCTCTCCGCCATGTTGTCGTCGTGGCCCGGAGTGCAGAACGTCATCACCATCCACAGGGCCTGCACCGGCCCAGGCTGGCAGCAGATCATGGAGCATGCCCGCAATTCGCGGCCAAACCGTGTGCTTATAGGCGCGTGCATGCCCTATGCGTACATTCCCAAGCTCCACGAGCTGGGTCGGGAGCTTCACCTGGATCCCGCGCTCATGGACGTGGTGGACATCTACTCGCCTCTGGCGGGAACACGGTCGGAACATGCGCTCGCCGACATACGCACCACGCTGCGCATGGCGGTGACTAAGCTCGCCGGGGCCGAGCCGGCCCCAAAAACCAGAACACAGCCGGTGCACCAGGCCGCCCTTGTCGTGGGCGGCGGGCTCGCCGGCATGACGGCTGCCCTGGGTATCGCCGACCACGGCTATTCCGTGAGCCTGGTGGAAGAGAGCAATAAACTCGGCGGCATGGTCAAGAACGTGCGCGTCGGTCCCGAGGGTACGGACGCGGCCAAGTTCCTCTCCGAGCTCGTGGAGCAGGTCGAGAAGCATCCGAAGGTCAAGGTCTTCACCGATTCGCGGGTCTCGCTGTCCGTGGGCCGGGCCGGCCACTTCATGTCCGTCATCTCGACCCCGAAGGGCGCCATGAACCTGCTGCACGGGGCGACGGTGCTGGCGACCGGAGGCCAAGAATCCAAGGTCTACGAGTGGGGATTCAGGGTCCACAAGAGCGTCGTGACCCACCAGGAGCTGGAGCAGCGCCTGGCGGACGGCACCCTTGACGTAACGGACCTCGGCTGCGTGGCCATGATCCAATGCTGGCGCTCGCGGGAGGAGGAACACGAGTATTGCAGCCGGGTCTGCTGCCAACTGGCCATGAAGAACATCCTGGAACTCAAGCGCAGGAACCCGAGGCTGCCCATCTACGTCTTCTACCGCGATGTGATGACCTACGGCTTCAGCGAAGCACTGTTCACCCAGGCCCGCAAGGCCGGGGCCATGTTCATCCGCTACGATCCCGAGGCCAAACCCAAGGTTTCCTTCCAGGACGGCAAGCCCGTGATAAGCGCCATGGACCCGATGCTTGGCCGTGAAATCCAGGTGCGCGCGGACATCCTGTCGCTGGCCAGCGGCATCGAGCCGGGCGAAACCGATGAGTTGGCTGAAGTCTTCGGCGTGCCGCGAGACGAGCACGGGTTCTTCCAGGAGGCCGATACCAAATGGCGCCCGGTCGATTTCATGAAGCATGGGGTGTTCATGTGCGGCATCGCGCGCGCTCCGGGCAGCATGGAAGAAACCATTGTTTCGGCCAAGGCGGCGGCCCAGCGGTCCCTGCGGGTGCTCTCGGAGCAGCGGGTCGTCACGGGCGGCATGGTCGCCGAGGTGCGCCACACCTACTGCTCGTTGTGCGGGCGCTGCATCGATGTCTGCCCCTACGGCGCCCGAAGCATGGACACGGACCACCAGCGCGTGGTTGTCGACGAGCTGCTGTGCCAGGGCTGCGGGGCCTGCGCCGCCGTATGCCCCAACAGCGCCAGCCTGCTGAGGGGGTATTCCGACAAACAGGTTCTCGGCGTCATCGACGCGGCGCTCGAATTCTCGAGTTGA
- a CDS encoding 4Fe-4S dicluster domain-containing protein: protein MHASTETLSIREAPALAKVREMVMGCMQCGTCSASCPNAFAMDYTPRQLWRLLLLGQEQEVLGSKTIYLCSSCYTCTVRCPRGLPLTEAMHALKRLAWERLPQTRSRAAFYQAFVEHIRIYGRVQESALMARYFAKSRDPRLPLSFTAAGLRLLRKGKLHVPDASHKGMLKRVVDAAMPKEGRT, encoded by the coding sequence ATGCACGCATCAACCGAAACGTTGTCCATTCGTGAAGCGCCAGCCTTGGCGAAGGTGCGCGAGATGGTCATGGGCTGCATGCAGTGCGGCACATGCAGCGCATCCTGCCCCAACGCCTTTGCCATGGACTACACTCCACGGCAGCTATGGCGTCTGCTCCTCCTCGGACAGGAGCAGGAGGTGCTCGGCAGCAAGACCATCTATCTGTGTTCGAGCTGCTACACCTGCACGGTGCGCTGTCCCAGAGGGCTGCCACTTACCGAGGCCATGCACGCACTCAAGCGCCTGGCCTGGGAGCGGCTTCCTCAGACCCGTTCCCGGGCCGCCTTTTACCAGGCCTTTGTGGAGCACATACGCATCTATGGCAGGGTCCAGGAATCAGCGCTCATGGCCCGTTATTTCGCCAAAAGCCGTGATCCCCGGCTTCCCTTGTCGTTCACCGCCGCCGGCTTGCGTCTGCTGCGCAAGGGGAAGCTGCATGTGCCTGACGCCAGCCACAAGGGGATGCTCAAGAGAGTGGTCGATGCGGCCATGCCCAAGGAAGGTCGGACATGA
- a CDS encoding CoB--CoM heterodisulfide reductase iron-sulfur subunit B family protein, translating into MKYAYFPGCSLMESAKEYDFSTKVVMELLDGKLRDIPDWGCCGATAVESVSRELALSLAARNLAIAEKALPGIDVLAPCSACYLNLRRVQEELPKDRELMQSVNKILSVEDLVYSGSVSVRHLLDVLENDIGYERLGAHVQRDLSNLTVAPYTGCQVLRPYRVFDDPERPQVLAKILKTMGVNVHPWGHSSRCCGASLLANHRAVGLEAVRSILEAAQGADCIVTVCPMCQMNLELYQGTLGLRIPVLYLPQLMGIAYGFSSDFMRLDENLSIPSTFLESMTPGIHAENFNNRPEGR; encoded by the coding sequence ATGAAGTACGCATATTTTCCCGGTTGTTCCTTGATGGAAAGCGCCAAGGAATACGACTTCTCAACAAAGGTCGTGATGGAACTCCTCGATGGAAAATTGAGGGATATTCCGGATTGGGGCTGCTGCGGGGCCACTGCCGTGGAATCGGTCAGCCGGGAACTGGCCTTGTCGCTCGCAGCCAGGAACCTGGCCATTGCCGAGAAAGCCCTGCCCGGAATCGACGTCCTTGCGCCGTGCAGCGCCTGCTACCTCAACCTGCGGCGCGTCCAGGAGGAACTGCCGAAGGACCGCGAGCTTATGCAGTCGGTGAATAAGATCCTCTCGGTCGAGGATCTGGTCTACTCCGGCTCTGTCTCCGTGCGACATCTGCTTGATGTTCTGGAAAACGATATCGGCTACGAACGCCTTGGCGCCCATGTGCAGCGGGACCTCTCCAACCTGACCGTAGCCCCTTACACGGGTTGCCAGGTTCTGCGGCCCTACCGTGTCTTCGACGACCCTGAACGCCCCCAGGTTCTGGCGAAGATCCTCAAGACCATGGGCGTAAACGTGCATCCATGGGGACATTCCAGCCGTTGCTGTGGCGCATCCCTGCTGGCCAACCATCGCGCGGTGGGTCTGGAGGCGGTCAGGTCGATCCTGGAGGCGGCCCAGGGCGCGGACTGCATCGTGACCGTCTGCCCCATGTGCCAGATGAACCTCGAACTCTATCAGGGTACCCTTGGCCTGCGAATACCGGTTCTCTATCTGCCTCAACTCATGGGCATAGCCTACGGCTTTTCGTCTGATTTCATGCGCCTGGACGAAAACTTGTCGATTCCCTCGACATTTCTCGAATCCATGACGCCTGGGATCCATGCGGAGAATTTTAACAACCGTCCCGAAGGGAGGTAA
- a CDS encoding universal stress protein — MFKDIVLAVTPSEVCEHAADKAFGFAQRFESNLTIVHVTGMEQGWGQMEWLEPSGETARIQKNIEEFYSEKLKGMPNYDIKVVAGIPHNEILRIARQANADLIIMGPHTREHKEKRSKMWGMAGSTLERVSQRARCPVMIVTREAPYGEQRITRLLATSDFSKQSECAVAYGGQLCRHYNAGLTVLHVLEDTHGTPDTKLAEAKDRLQCSCESALRGINNVCYECLEGKPAMEILKFARMRDVDLILMAHHSKEEDPEEAFLGSAVVQVALNSACPTMSVNRHFDLRCGMMYDQSGSVTSVSSKGETTV, encoded by the coding sequence ATGTTCAAGGACATCGTTTTGGCAGTAACACCTTCCGAGGTCTGTGAGCACGCCGCTGACAAGGCTTTCGGCTTCGCCCAGCGTTTCGAGAGCAACCTGACCATCGTCCATGTCACGGGCATGGAGCAAGGCTGGGGCCAGATGGAATGGCTCGAGCCGAGCGGCGAAACAGCGCGCATCCAAAAGAACATCGAGGAATTCTATTCCGAGAAGCTCAAGGGCATGCCGAACTACGACATCAAGGTCGTGGCGGGCATCCCGCATAACGAAATCCTGCGCATCGCGCGCCAGGCGAATGCAGACCTCATCATAATGGGCCCGCACACCAGGGAGCACAAGGAGAAGCGCTCAAAGATGTGGGGCATGGCCGGTTCGACCCTCGAGCGGGTCAGTCAGCGCGCCCGTTGCCCGGTCATGATTGTGACCCGAGAGGCGCCCTATGGCGAGCAGCGCATTACAAGGCTTCTCGCCACCAGCGACTTCTCCAAGCAGTCTGAGTGCGCGGTGGCCTACGGCGGGCAGCTCTGTCGCCACTACAACGCCGGGCTCACGGTGCTCCATGTGCTCGAAGATACCCATGGGACCCCGGACACCAAACTTGCGGAGGCCAAGGATCGTCTGCAGTGCTCCTGCGAGTCCGCGCTCAGAGGAATCAATAACGTCTGCTACGAATGCCTCGAAGGAAAGCCGGCCATGGAGATTCTCAAGTTCGCCCGCATGCGCGATGTCGACCTCATTCTCATGGCCCACCACTCCAAGGAGGAGGACCCCGAGGAGGCCTTCCTGGGTTCGGCCGTCGTCCAGGTTGCACTCAATTCGGCCTGCCCGACCATGAGCGTGAACCGGCACTTCGACCTGCGCTGCGGCATGATGTACGACCAGTCCGGCTCCGTGACGTCTGTTTCAAGCAAGGGCGAGACTACAGTCTAG
- a CDS encoding (Fe-S)-binding protein, translated as MQATESLQPVSPIVLPVAGRSTFLDTVRELLPEGGNLDMCLTCGLCSAGCPATGIEGMDPRKFLRLAAMGVDEEVTSTPWVWHCTMCQRCVYACPMKVDIPQLVYKARQTWPREKRPKGIRGSCDVALGTPTNSAMGVRPDDFAFVINDILEEVRENQVGLGNLVAPVNKQGAMYFLNQNSREPATEPDEMVPLWKILHTVGADWTYSDVGWAAENYCMFLADDEAWETVVRNKVKAVEDLGCKYWLNTEUGHELFAVRSGLRKFNITPKFEIESVIRLYARWIREGKLPVSSEWNRDLKVTFTVQDPCQLVRKSFGDPVAEDLRFVVKSVVGEENFIDMVPNRSNNYCCGGGGGFLQSGYTEARRVYGKRKFDQIMATGAKYCIAPCHNCHSQIHDLSEYFQGHFPVVHLWTLICLSMGMLGENERAYLGDDLQEVGL; from the coding sequence ATGCAAGCGACCGAAAGTCTACAGCCAGTCTCTCCAATAGTGCTCCCGGTGGCCGGGCGGTCCACCTTTCTGGATACGGTGCGTGAGCTTCTGCCGGAGGGCGGCAATCTCGACATGTGCCTGACCTGCGGACTCTGCTCGGCAGGCTGCCCGGCCACGGGCATAGAGGGCATGGACCCCCGCAAGTTCCTGCGGCTCGCCGCCATGGGCGTGGACGAGGAGGTCACGTCCACGCCCTGGGTCTGGCACTGCACCATGTGCCAGCGCTGTGTCTACGCCTGCCCCATGAAGGTGGACATTCCCCAGCTTGTCTACAAGGCAAGGCAGACGTGGCCGCGCGAAAAACGCCCCAAGGGCATCCGCGGATCGTGCGACGTGGCCCTGGGCACGCCCACCAACAGCGCCATGGGCGTACGGCCCGACGACTTCGCCTTCGTCATCAACGATATCCTGGAGGAAGTCCGCGAGAACCAGGTGGGTCTGGGAAACTTGGTGGCTCCCGTGAACAAGCAGGGCGCGATGTACTTCCTCAATCAGAATTCGCGCGAACCCGCCACCGAGCCCGACGAGATGGTGCCGCTTTGGAAGATCCTGCACACGGTGGGCGCGGATTGGACCTATTCGGACGTGGGCTGGGCCGCGGAGAACTACTGCATGTTCCTGGCCGACGACGAGGCATGGGAAACGGTGGTGCGCAACAAGGTCAAGGCGGTGGAGGACCTGGGCTGCAAGTACTGGCTCAACACCGAATGAGGGCACGAGTTGTTTGCGGTCCGGTCTGGACTGCGAAAATTCAACATCACGCCCAAGTTCGAGATTGAGAGCGTCATCCGGCTCTACGCGCGCTGGATCCGCGAGGGCAAGCTGCCCGTGAGTTCCGAGTGGAACCGGGACCTCAAGGTGACCTTTACGGTCCAGGACCCTTGCCAGCTCGTGCGCAAGAGTTTCGGCGACCCCGTGGCCGAGGATCTGCGCTTCGTGGTCAAGTCCGTGGTCGGAGAGGAGAACTTCATCGACATGGTCCCGAACCGTTCGAACAACTACTGCTGCGGCGGCGGAGGCGGCTTCCTGCAGTCCGGCTACACAGAGGCGCGGCGCGTCTACGGCAAGCGCAAGTTCGACCAGATCATGGCCACGGGCGCAAAATACTGCATCGCACCCTGCCACAACTGTCATTCACAGATACATGATCTGTCGGAATATTTCCAAGGTCATTTTCCTGTGGTACACTTGTGGACGCTCATCTGTCTCTCCATGGGCATGCTTGGAGAGAATGAGCGGGCGTATCTGGGTGATGACCTGCAAGAGGTCGGTCTTTGA
- a CDS encoding ferredoxin, which yields MAIMINEEECVGCESCVELCPDVFALNEAGDKAMVLAPDSTAECVDEAIENCPSGAISRA from the coding sequence ATGGCCATCATGATCAACGAGGAAGAGTGCGTAGGTTGCGAAAGCTGTGTGGAACTGTGCCCGGATGTCTTCGCTCTCAACGAGGCGGGGGACAAGGCCATGGTCTTGGCTCCTGATTCCACGGCTGAGTGCGTGGATGAAGCAATAGAGAACTGCCCGAGTGGGGCCATCTCGCGAGCCTAA
- a CDS encoding adenylosuccinate synthase — MSNIVIIGAQWGDEGKGKVVDLLTHEVDAIVRFQGGNNAGHTLVVKDRKLVLHLIPSGILHSGKICLIGNGVVLDPEVFCNELDTLAKQGVDVAPYRLKVSRKTHVIMPYHKLLDSAREAAKKDGKIGTTGRGIGPCYEDKAARTGIRAADLTDPQLLRRKIEAALVEKNALFSLYGAQPMDADEVFEQVRPYAERVAGYLADVSSEIQQRLESGKGVLFEGAQGTHLDIDHGTYPFVTSSICVAGNASAGSGCSPRVLDRIVAIVKAYTTRVGSGPFPTELNDETGEFLQSRGHEFGATTGRKRRCGWLDICILRESARLNGPTDICVTKLDVLDGLKTLKLCVKYRYQGNEYAYPPQAENALAEVEPIYEVMPGWDEDTSAVRAWEELPENARRYLLRMEELLGVPVTMISVGPDRDQIIRR, encoded by the coding sequence ATGTCAAATATCGTGATAATCGGCGCCCAATGGGGCGATGAGGGCAAGGGCAAGGTCGTGGACCTGCTGACGCACGAGGTTGATGCCATCGTGCGTTTCCAGGGCGGCAACAACGCCGGCCATACCTTGGTGGTTAAGGACCGCAAGCTCGTGCTGCACCTCATTCCCTCGGGCATCCTCCACTCCGGCAAGATATGCCTCATCGGCAACGGCGTGGTCCTGGACCCCGAGGTCTTCTGCAACGAGTTGGACACGCTGGCCAAGCAAGGCGTGGACGTCGCTCCATACAGACTCAAGGTCAGCCGCAAGACGCATGTCATAATGCCCTACCACAAGCTGCTCGACTCGGCCCGCGAAGCGGCCAAGAAGGACGGCAAGATCGGCACCACTGGTCGCGGCATCGGTCCGTGTTACGAGGACAAGGCCGCGCGCACCGGCATCCGTGCCGCTGATCTGACCGACCCGCAATTGCTGCGGCGCAAGATCGAGGCCGCCCTGGTCGAGAAGAACGCCTTGTTCTCTCTGTACGGCGCGCAGCCCATGGACGCCGATGAAGTCTTCGAACAGGTGCGACCCTATGCCGAACGCGTGGCCGGTTATCTGGCCGACGTTTCCAGCGAGATCCAGCAGCGCCTGGAGTCCGGCAAGGGCGTGCTGTTCGAGGGTGCCCAGGGCACGCACCTGGATATCGACCACGGCACCTATCCGTTCGTGACTTCGTCCATCTGCGTGGCTGGCAACGCCTCGGCCGGATCGGGCTGTTCGCCGCGCGTCCTGGACCGCATCGTGGCCATCGTCAAGGCCTACACCACGCGCGTGGGTTCCGGTCCGTTTCCCACGGAATTGAACGACGAGACCGGTGAATTCCTGCAGTCGCGCGGCCATGAATTCGGAGCCACCACCGGCCGCAAGCGCCGTTGCGGCTGGCTGGATATCTGCATCCTGCGCGAGTCCGCGCGCCTTAACGGCCCCACGGACATCTGCGTGACCAAGCTCGACGTGCTCGATGGACTTAAGACCCTCAAGCTGTGCGTCAAGTACCGCTACCAGGGCAATGAGTACGCCTACCCGCCCCAGGCCGAGAACGCCCTGGCCGAAGTCGAGCCCATCTACGAAGTGATGCCAGGCTGGGATGAGGACACCTCGGCCGTACGCGCATGGGAAGAGTTGCCCGAGAATGCCCGGCGCTACCTCCTGCGCATGGAAGAACTGCTCGGCGTGCCCGTGACCATGATTTCCGTCGGCCCGGACCGCGACCAGATCATTCGCCGGTAG